From Falco cherrug isolate bFalChe1 chromosome 4, bFalChe1.pri, whole genome shotgun sequence, one genomic window encodes:
- the LOC102050494 gene encoding uncharacterized protein LOC102050494 isoform X3, producing the protein MQDPLAVVFFVFFAGLLRAPIFASVDADGRGDEQGNLFAERGCCRRQSHFLHVGHDVSGSPVSVDVGKCRSSCSSQQISSLNPSLLELSRHSSMLDFLRSKKLQVRHPNSLLRPGAPRSCPGGSCCEPTHVHMERLLLLEGVREVEVVDGCHCSMCPEECLRLPAVKTFFPDSPWEVTIDVGKCSDPAYSADGLFCMPTKFSAALVKTPQGGEVVQMLENCEMKEKCYRVSQVEYYYEIVHSSAGRREERLKEIDVGRCLGSCSWGDPCLLRESQGREKCLVWAEAASSRCVPHQYDVHTFWSRRDRVRTVVAIRQCKCRG; encoded by the exons ATGCAGGACCCACTAGCTGTCGTCTTCTTCGTCTTCTTTGCTGGGCTCTTGCGTGCTCCTATCTTTGCCA GTGTCGATGCTGACGGCAGAGGGGACGAGCAAGGGAACCTGTTTGCAgagaggggctgctgcaggaggcagagccaTTTCCTCCACGTTGGGCATG ATGTCTCTGGCAGTCCTGTCAGCGTGGACGTTGGAAAGTGCCGGTCCAGCTGCTCATCCCAGCAGATCAGCTCCCTCAACCCCAGCCTCCTGGAGCTCTCCAGACACTCTTCCATGCTTGATTTCCTTCGAAGCAAGAAG ctgcaggtcaggcaCCCCAACTCACTGCTGCGGCCGGGAGCCCCACGATCCTGCCCTGGGGGTTCCTGCTGCGAGCCCACCCACGTGCACATGGAGCGACTCCTGCTCTTGGAAGGTGTTCGGGAGGTAGAGGTGGTCGACGGCTGTCACTGCAGCATGTGCCCTGAGGAATGTCTTCGCCTCCCAGCTGTGAAAACCTTCTTTCCAGACTCTCCCTGGGAAGTCACGATCGATGTGGGGAAATGCTCTGATCCAGCCTACAGTGCAG ATGGACTTTTCTGCATGCCCACAAAGTTCAGCGCTGCTCTAGTCAAAACCCCACAAGGTGGGGAGGTGGTTCAGATGCTGGAGAACtgtgaaatgaaggaaaaatgctaTCGCGTTTCCCAGGTGGAATATTATTATGAAATcgtgcacagctctgcaggacGCAGGGAGGAACGGCTCAAG GAAATTGATGTGGGAAGGTGCTTgggcagctgctcctggggggATCCCTGCCTGCTTAG GGAGTCCCAAGGCAGAGAGAAATGTCTGGTGTGGGCAGAAGCTGCCTCCAGCCGCTGCGTCCCTCACCAGTACGATGTACACACGTTCTGGAGCCGCCGAGACCGCGTCCGCACCGTCGTTGCCATCCGACAGTGCAAGTGCAGGGGGTAG
- the LOC102050494 gene encoding uncharacterized protein LOC102050494 isoform X2, with product MPTLLVMQDPLAVVFFVFFAGLLRAPIFASVDADGRGDEQGNLFAERGCCRRQSHFLHVGHDVSGSPVSVDVGKCRSSCSSQQISSLNPSLLELSRHSSMLDFLRSKKLQVRHPNSLLRPGAPRSCPGGSCCEPTHVHMERLLLLEGVREVEVVDGCHCSMCPEECLRLPAVKTFFPDSPWEVTIDVGKCSDPAYSADGLFCMPTKFSAALVKTPQGGEVVQMLENCEMKEKCYRVSQVEYYYEIVHSSAGRREERLKEIDVGRCLGSCSWGDPCLLRESQGREKCLVWAEAASSRCVPHQYDVHTFWSRRDRVRTVVAIRQCKCRG from the exons ATGCCGACATTGCTGGT TATGCAGGACCCACTAGCTGTCGTCTTCTTCGTCTTCTTTGCTGGGCTCTTGCGTGCTCCTATCTTTGCCA GTGTCGATGCTGACGGCAGAGGGGACGAGCAAGGGAACCTGTTTGCAgagaggggctgctgcaggaggcagagccaTTTCCTCCACGTTGGGCATG ATGTCTCTGGCAGTCCTGTCAGCGTGGACGTTGGAAAGTGCCGGTCCAGCTGCTCATCCCAGCAGATCAGCTCCCTCAACCCCAGCCTCCTGGAGCTCTCCAGACACTCTTCCATGCTTGATTTCCTTCGAAGCAAGAAG ctgcaggtcaggcaCCCCAACTCACTGCTGCGGCCGGGAGCCCCACGATCCTGCCCTGGGGGTTCCTGCTGCGAGCCCACCCACGTGCACATGGAGCGACTCCTGCTCTTGGAAGGTGTTCGGGAGGTAGAGGTGGTCGACGGCTGTCACTGCAGCATGTGCCCTGAGGAATGTCTTCGCCTCCCAGCTGTGAAAACCTTCTTTCCAGACTCTCCCTGGGAAGTCACGATCGATGTGGGGAAATGCTCTGATCCAGCCTACAGTGCAG ATGGACTTTTCTGCATGCCCACAAAGTTCAGCGCTGCTCTAGTCAAAACCCCACAAGGTGGGGAGGTGGTTCAGATGCTGGAGAACtgtgaaatgaaggaaaaatgctaTCGCGTTTCCCAGGTGGAATATTATTATGAAATcgtgcacagctctgcaggacGCAGGGAGGAACGGCTCAAG GAAATTGATGTGGGAAGGTGCTTgggcagctgctcctggggggATCCCTGCCTGCTTAG GGAGTCCCAAGGCAGAGAGAAATGTCTGGTGTGGGCAGAAGCTGCCTCCAGCCGCTGCGTCCCTCACCAGTACGATGTACACACGTTCTGGAGCCGCCGAGACCGCGTCCGCACCGTCGTTGCCATCCGACAGTGCAAGTGCAGGGGGTAG
- the LOC102050494 gene encoding uncharacterized protein LOC102050494 isoform X1, whose translation MPTLLVCSMQDPLAVVFFVFFAGLLRAPIFASVDADGRGDEQGNLFAERGCCRRQSHFLHVGHDVSGSPVSVDVGKCRSSCSSQQISSLNPSLLELSRHSSMLDFLRSKKLQVRHPNSLLRPGAPRSCPGGSCCEPTHVHMERLLLLEGVREVEVVDGCHCSMCPEECLRLPAVKTFFPDSPWEVTIDVGKCSDPAYSADGLFCMPTKFSAALVKTPQGGEVVQMLENCEMKEKCYRVSQVEYYYEIVHSSAGRREERLKEIDVGRCLGSCSWGDPCLLRESQGREKCLVWAEAASSRCVPHQYDVHTFWSRRDRVRTVVAIRQCKCRG comes from the exons ATGCCGACATTGCTGGT GTGCAGTATGCAGGACCCACTAGCTGTCGTCTTCTTCGTCTTCTTTGCTGGGCTCTTGCGTGCTCCTATCTTTGCCA GTGTCGATGCTGACGGCAGAGGGGACGAGCAAGGGAACCTGTTTGCAgagaggggctgctgcaggaggcagagccaTTTCCTCCACGTTGGGCATG ATGTCTCTGGCAGTCCTGTCAGCGTGGACGTTGGAAAGTGCCGGTCCAGCTGCTCATCCCAGCAGATCAGCTCCCTCAACCCCAGCCTCCTGGAGCTCTCCAGACACTCTTCCATGCTTGATTTCCTTCGAAGCAAGAAG ctgcaggtcaggcaCCCCAACTCACTGCTGCGGCCGGGAGCCCCACGATCCTGCCCTGGGGGTTCCTGCTGCGAGCCCACCCACGTGCACATGGAGCGACTCCTGCTCTTGGAAGGTGTTCGGGAGGTAGAGGTGGTCGACGGCTGTCACTGCAGCATGTGCCCTGAGGAATGTCTTCGCCTCCCAGCTGTGAAAACCTTCTTTCCAGACTCTCCCTGGGAAGTCACGATCGATGTGGGGAAATGCTCTGATCCAGCCTACAGTGCAG ATGGACTTTTCTGCATGCCCACAAAGTTCAGCGCTGCTCTAGTCAAAACCCCACAAGGTGGGGAGGTGGTTCAGATGCTGGAGAACtgtgaaatgaaggaaaaatgctaTCGCGTTTCCCAGGTGGAATATTATTATGAAATcgtgcacagctctgcaggacGCAGGGAGGAACGGCTCAAG GAAATTGATGTGGGAAGGTGCTTgggcagctgctcctggggggATCCCTGCCTGCTTAG GGAGTCCCAAGGCAGAGAGAAATGTCTGGTGTGGGCAGAAGCTGCCTCCAGCCGCTGCGTCCCTCACCAGTACGATGTACACACGTTCTGGAGCCGCCGAGACCGCGTCCGCACCGTCGTTGCCATCCGACAGTGCAAGTGCAGGGGGTAG
- the LOC102050494 gene encoding uncharacterized protein LOC102050494 isoform X4, with the protein MPTLLVCSMQDPLAVVFFVFFAGLLRAPIFASVDADGRGDEQGNLFAERGCCRRQSHFLHVGHDVSGSPVSVDVGKCRSSCSSQQISSLNPSLLELSRHSSMLDFLRSKKLQVRHPNSLLRPGAPRSCPGGSCCEPTHVHMERLLLLEGVREVEVVDGCHCSMCPEECLRLPAVKTFFPDSPWEVTIDVGKCSDPAYSADGLFCMPTKFSAALVKTPQGGEVVQMLENCEMKEKCYRVSQVEYYYEIVHSSAGRREERLKEIDVGRCLGSCSWGDPCLLRTASAAPRAGPGGMPQERVLGNTHSSPSGLCLTV; encoded by the exons ATGCCGACATTGCTGGT GTGCAGTATGCAGGACCCACTAGCTGTCGTCTTCTTCGTCTTCTTTGCTGGGCTCTTGCGTGCTCCTATCTTTGCCA GTGTCGATGCTGACGGCAGAGGGGACGAGCAAGGGAACCTGTTTGCAgagaggggctgctgcaggaggcagagccaTTTCCTCCACGTTGGGCATG ATGTCTCTGGCAGTCCTGTCAGCGTGGACGTTGGAAAGTGCCGGTCCAGCTGCTCATCCCAGCAGATCAGCTCCCTCAACCCCAGCCTCCTGGAGCTCTCCAGACACTCTTCCATGCTTGATTTCCTTCGAAGCAAGAAG ctgcaggtcaggcaCCCCAACTCACTGCTGCGGCCGGGAGCCCCACGATCCTGCCCTGGGGGTTCCTGCTGCGAGCCCACCCACGTGCACATGGAGCGACTCCTGCTCTTGGAAGGTGTTCGGGAGGTAGAGGTGGTCGACGGCTGTCACTGCAGCATGTGCCCTGAGGAATGTCTTCGCCTCCCAGCTGTGAAAACCTTCTTTCCAGACTCTCCCTGGGAAGTCACGATCGATGTGGGGAAATGCTCTGATCCAGCCTACAGTGCAG ATGGACTTTTCTGCATGCCCACAAAGTTCAGCGCTGCTCTAGTCAAAACCCCACAAGGTGGGGAGGTGGTTCAGATGCTGGAGAACtgtgaaatgaaggaaaaatgctaTCGCGTTTCCCAGGTGGAATATTATTATGAAATcgtgcacagctctgcaggacGCAGGGAGGAACGGCTCAAG GAAATTGATGTGGGAAGGTGCTTgggcagctgctcctggggggATCCCTGCCTGCTTAG GACTGCatctgctgctcccagggcaggacccggGGGGATGCCACAGGAGCGGGTTTTGGGTAACACCCACAGCTCACCCTCTGGGCTCTGTCTAACCGTGTAG
- the POLE4 gene encoding DNA polymerase epsilon subunit 4 has protein sequence MAAAGPVAGAEVPGPGPGEEAAGAGPPCPGPARLARLPLARVKALVKADPDVSLASQEAVFVLARATELFVETIAKDAYVYAQQGKRKTLQRKDLDNAIEAIDEFAFLEGTLD, from the exons atggcggcggccgggccggtGGCGGGCGCGGAGgtgccggggccgggcccgggggaggaggcggcgggcgcggggccgccaTGCCCGGGGCCGGCCCGCCTGGCGCGGCTGCCGCTGGCGCGGGTGAAGGCGCTGGTGAAGGCGGACCCGGACGTCAGCCTGGCCAGCCAGGAGGCCGTCTTCGTCCTGGCGCGGGCCACg GAGTTGTTTGTTGAAACCATAGCCAAGGATGCGTACGTGTACGCTcagcaaggaaaaaggaaaactctgCAGAGAAAAGACCTGG ATAATGCCATTGAAGCTATTGATGAATTTGCTTTTTTGGAAG gtACTTTGGACTGA